In Acipenser ruthenus chromosome 16, fAciRut3.2 maternal haplotype, whole genome shotgun sequence, the following proteins share a genomic window:
- the LOC117412511 gene encoding V-type proton ATPase subunit S1, with product MAVARDQLASSPLLAECLVHQWTEGGTSGQSIRASLRGPSLQGAGTLKRTIRKLLQASNPTPSTPSTPFFPLKLTENGKTCILFWAKKLIVKLRNHTHVDLTDRAFSPSARLDLKGSSCSEEKAILSLRFGDVADLKGLVISFLLSNTYYESTAQSWFSLDSVHILYNRTKEANFNATQIYAPAVSSYHCQHVSSLHKYDTLLEPSSHGDNSLLWHITFIDIQIQAFNVEGGWFSPASDCASFFTPAVLMGLLMSLILLLVLAYALHMVLHLKSIEQLDEHRPSVYLEREAESEPRDKGQAGQ from the exons ATGGCTGTGGCAAGGGACCAGCTTGCATCCAGCCCTCTATTGGCTGAGTGCCTTGTCCATCAGTGGACAGAGG GGGGTACGAGTGGCCAGTCCATCAGAGCCTCACTCAGGGGTCCCTCCCTGCAG GGAGCAGGCACACTGAAGAGGACCATCAGGAAGCTCCTTCAGGCCTCGAACCCGACCCCATCCACCCCGTCCACCCCATTCTTTCCTCTAAAACTCACTGAGAACGGGAAGACCTGCATCCTCTTCTGGGCAAAGAAGCTGATTGTGAAACTAAGAAACCACACCCATGTGGACCTGACCGACCGGGCATTCAGCCCCAGCGCCAGACTGGACCTGAAAGGATCaagctgcagtgaggagaaagcAAT ACTCTCTCTGAGATTCGGGGATGTGGCGGATTTGAAGGGGCTGGTAATAAG TTTTCTCCTGTCCAACACTTACTATGAGTCGACTGCTCAGAGCTGGTTCAGCCTGGACTCTGTTCACATCCTCTACAACAGGACTAAGGAAGCCAACTTCAACGCCACGCAGATCTACGCGCCCGCCGTGTCCTCCTACCACTGCCAGCATGTCAGCAGCCTGCACAAGTACGACACGCTGCTGGAGCCCAGCTCCCATGGAGACAACTCTCTGCTGTGGCACATCACCTTCATCGACATCCAG ATTCAAGCCTTCAATGTGGAGGGGGGCTGGTTCTCCCCAGCCAGTGACTGTGCTTCGTTCTTCACCCCGGCCGTCCTCATGGGGCTGCTCATGTCTCTGATCCTGCTGCTGGTGCTGGCCTACGCGCTGCACATGGTGCTGCACCTGAAATCCATCGAGCAACTCGACGAGCACAGGCCCTCCGTCTACCT
- the LOC117412073 gene encoding small ribosomal subunit protein uS12, giving the protein MGKCRGLRTARKLRNHRREQKWHDKQYKKAHLGTALKANPFGGASHAKGIVLEKVGVEAKQPNSAIRKCVRVQLIKNGKKITAFVPNDGCLNFIEENDEVLVAGFGRKGHAVGDIPGVRFKVVKVANVSLLALYKGKKERPRS; this is encoded by the exons ATGG GCAAGTGCAGAGGTCTTCGTACAGCCAGAAAGCTGCGTAACCACCGCCGGGAGCAGAAGTGGCATGACAAGCAGTACAAGAAGGCTCACTTGGGTACTGCTCTGAAGGCTAACCCCTTTGGAGGGGCTTCCCACGCCAAGGGAATTGTCCTGGAAAAAGT GGGTGTTGAGGCTAAGCAGCCTAACTCTGCCATCAGGAAGTGTGTCAGAGTCCAGCTCATCAAAAACGGCAAGAAGATCACAGCTTTCGTGCCCAATGACGGCTGCCTGAACTTCATTGAG GAAAACGATGAAGTTCTGGTTGCTGGTTTTGGTCGTAAGGGCCATGCCGTCGGTGATATTCCCGGAGTCCGCTTCAAGGTTGTGAAGGTCGCCAACGTGTCTCTCTTGGCTCTGTACAAAGGCAAGAAGGAGAGACCAAGATCCTAA